From one Synechocystis sp. PCC 6803 substr. PCC-P genomic stretch:
- a CDS encoding murein transglycosylase A has protein sequence MIKQFFPLLALLLVFGFHGSGLRAQSRPLMPVTGANLTPTVGFDEQLWGNHCSAGDKQSLLRAIDHSLSYLKTASAARAYQNYSVPGVTRERVTRSLQRFKTLLQQSPSPEALQTAVAREFQFYQAIGNDGKGTVHFTGYFEPVYTASRQRTAEYRYPIYGLPNNFSRWSKPHPTRADLEGMDGLGKSSQLQGREIAWFRNRLDAYLIQVQGSAKINWVGGGQSSVAFAGATDYPYVSLGKETIQEGIFQPGEVTLPKLIDYFEQNPSELSRFIPRNNRLIFFKETSASTPAKGSIGVPVTAERSIATDKFLMPPGAIAVLAAPIPDCQGQKVNVSRFVVDQDTGSAIKGPGRVDIFMGTGQTPGDRAGLMSDDGQIYYLLLR, from the coding sequence ATGATTAAGCAATTTTTCCCGTTATTGGCTTTACTGTTGGTTTTTGGCTTCCATGGCAGTGGTCTTAGGGCCCAGTCGCGACCATTAATGCCAGTAACGGGGGCAAATCTAACGCCAACGGTGGGTTTTGATGAACAGTTGTGGGGGAACCATTGCTCAGCGGGAGATAAACAATCTTTGCTCCGGGCGATCGACCATAGCTTGAGCTATTTAAAAACTGCTAGCGCCGCCCGAGCTTATCAAAATTACTCTGTACCGGGGGTGACCAGAGAGCGGGTAACCCGTTCCCTCCAGCGATTTAAAACTTTGTTGCAACAGTCTCCCAGTCCCGAAGCTCTCCAGACCGCTGTTGCCAGGGAATTTCAGTTTTATCAGGCGATCGGTAACGATGGCAAGGGCACAGTCCATTTCACTGGTTATTTTGAACCAGTTTATACCGCCAGTCGTCAACGCACTGCCGAATATCGTTATCCCATTTATGGTTTGCCCAATAATTTTTCTCGTTGGTCTAAGCCCCACCCCACTAGGGCTGACTTGGAAGGTATGGATGGTTTAGGCAAATCAAGTCAGTTACAGGGACGGGAAATTGCTTGGTTCCGTAATCGTCTAGATGCCTATCTAATCCAGGTACAGGGTTCTGCCAAAATCAACTGGGTGGGGGGAGGCCAAAGTTCCGTGGCCTTTGCTGGAGCGACGGATTATCCCTACGTAAGTTTAGGGAAGGAAACCATCCAAGAGGGAATTTTCCAGCCTGGGGAGGTTACTTTGCCTAAGTTAATCGACTATTTTGAGCAAAATCCCAGCGAACTAAGTCGTTTTATCCCCCGCAATAATCGTCTAATTTTCTTTAAGGAAACCTCCGCCAGCACCCCCGCCAAGGGCAGTATTGGGGTGCCAGTTACTGCCGAGCGTTCCATTGCCACCGATAAATTCCTTATGCCTCCAGGGGCGATCGCCGTTTTAGCGGCTCCCATTCCCGATTGTCAGGGTCAAAAAGTCAACGTTAGTCGTTTTGTGGTGGATCAGGATACCGGCAGTGCCATCAAAGGCCCCGGTCGGGTGGATATTTTCATGGGCACTGGCCAAACTCCTGGCGATCGAGCCGGTTTGATGAGTGACGACGGCCAAATTTATTACCTGCTTCTACGCTAG
- the ctpA gene encoding carboxyl-terminal processing protease CtpA, which produces MGKRTRRFWALAFSLLMGALIYLGNTPSALAFTEEQKLLLQSWRLVNQSYLDETFNHQNWWLLREKYVKRPLRNREETYTAIEEMLATLDEPFTRLLRPEQYGNLQVTTTGELSGVGLQININPETNQLEIMAPLAGSPAEEAGLQPHDQILAIDGVDTQTLSLDEAAARMRGPKNTKVSLEILSAGTEVPQEFTLTRQLISLSPVAAQLDDSRPGQSVGYIRLSQFSANAYKEVAHALHQLEEQGADGYILDLRNNPGGLLQAGIDIARLWLPESTIVYTVNRQGTQESFTANGEAATDRPLVVLVNQGTASASEILAGALQDNQRATLVGEKTFGKGLIQSLFELSDGAGIAVTVAKYETPQHHDIHKLGIMPDEVVEQPLISFAEITSPADVQYQAALDLLTGGVAIAHKSSSIPAMATAHKPN; this is translated from the coding sequence ATGGGTAAACGGACAAGGCGGTTTTGGGCTTTAGCTTTTTCTTTGCTGATGGGGGCCCTGATTTATCTGGGCAATACACCGTCGGCCTTGGCTTTCACCGAGGAACAAAAGCTACTGTTGCAATCCTGGCGTTTGGTCAACCAATCCTATCTCGATGAAACCTTTAACCATCAAAATTGGTGGCTGTTGCGGGAGAAGTACGTTAAACGTCCCCTCCGGAACCGGGAAGAAACCTACACGGCGATCGAAGAAATGCTCGCTACCCTGGATGAACCCTTTACCCGCTTACTGCGTCCGGAACAGTACGGCAATCTCCAGGTGACCACCACTGGTGAGCTATCGGGGGTAGGTCTGCAAATCAACATCAACCCTGAAACCAACCAGTTAGAAATTATGGCCCCCCTGGCCGGTTCCCCTGCGGAGGAGGCCGGGCTGCAACCCCATGACCAAATTTTGGCGATCGACGGTGTAGATACCCAAACCCTGAGCTTAGACGAAGCAGCGGCCAGAATGCGGGGCCCAAAAAACACCAAAGTTTCCCTGGAAATTCTGTCAGCGGGCACCGAAGTACCCCAAGAATTTACCCTGACTCGGCAGTTAATTTCCCTCAGTCCGGTGGCGGCCCAATTGGACGATTCCCGCCCAGGTCAATCGGTGGGTTACATTCGCCTCAGTCAATTTAGTGCCAATGCCTATAAAGAAGTAGCCCACGCTCTGCATCAACTTGAGGAACAGGGGGCCGACGGTTATATCTTGGATTTGCGTAACAACCCCGGTGGCTTACTCCAGGCTGGTATTGACATTGCTCGGTTGTGGTTACCGGAAAGCACCATTGTCTACACCGTTAATCGCCAAGGCACCCAGGAAAGTTTCACTGCCAATGGAGAAGCGGCGACCGATCGCCCGTTGGTGGTGTTGGTCAACCAGGGTACTGCCAGTGCCAGCGAAATTTTAGCCGGAGCTTTGCAGGATAATCAGCGGGCCACTCTAGTGGGGGAAAAAACCTTTGGTAAGGGTTTGATTCAATCCTTGTTTGAACTATCCGATGGGGCCGGCATTGCCGTCACGGTGGCCAAATACGAAACCCCCCAACATCACGACATCCATAAACTGGGCATTATGCCCGATGAAGTGGTGGAGCAACCCCTGATTAGCTTTGCGGAAATTACTTCCCCCGCCGATGTGCAATACCAAGCCGCCTTAGATTTGCTCACCGGAGGAGTGGCAATCGCCCATAAATCTTCTTCAATTCCCGCCATGGCAACGGCTCACAAGCCCAACTAA
- a CDS encoding nucleotidyltransferase family protein, with protein sequence MALSPADVTVVILAGGFGTRIKQQLPDLPKPLAPVAGQPFLDWQLRYLQQQGFRRSLLSTGYLAEKVAAYAQDADIVDMAIACVAEMEPLGTAGGFVNAVNHHGFRELTPAWLVLNGDSLIVTDYRVLLAELEDDSVDGVILGVHVPDASRFGSLKVNSQGELLQFAEKQAGAGVINSGVYLLGDRLLARFPAHRPLSFEYDVFPTLLAQGAKIKVHAVEAPFLDIGTPETLAQAGEFIQSLGTLNRIQDLDK encoded by the coding sequence ATGGCTCTTTCCCCCGCAGACGTTACCGTGGTCATTTTGGCTGGGGGCTTTGGCACCCGCATTAAGCAACAGTTACCAGATTTGCCTAAACCCTTAGCTCCCGTGGCGGGCCAACCTTTTTTAGATTGGCAATTGCGCTATCTACAACAGCAGGGTTTTCGGCGATCGCTCCTTTCTACGGGTTATCTGGCAGAAAAAGTGGCGGCCTATGCTCAAGATGCCGATATTGTTGACATGGCGATCGCCTGTGTGGCGGAAATGGAACCGTTGGGAACAGCGGGGGGATTTGTCAATGCGGTTAATCACCATGGTTTTAGAGAACTAACACCGGCTTGGCTCGTGCTTAACGGCGACTCGTTAATTGTGACGGATTATCGGGTTCTGTTGGCGGAGTTAGAGGATGACAGCGTTGATGGGGTAATTTTGGGCGTTCATGTGCCCGATGCTTCCCGTTTTGGCTCCTTAAAGGTTAATAGTCAAGGGGAATTGCTACAATTTGCAGAAAAGCAAGCCGGAGCCGGCGTGATTAATAGTGGGGTTTATCTCCTTGGCGATCGCCTGTTGGCCCGGTTTCCCGCCCACAGACCCTTAAGTTTTGAGTATGATGTGTTCCCCACATTGTTGGCCCAGGGAGCCAAAATCAAAGTCCATGCTGTGGAAGCTCCCTTTTTAGATATTGGCACCCCGGAAACATTAGCCCAGGCGGGGGAATTTATCCAATCCCTCGGTACGTTGAACCGAATTCAAGACCTAGACAAATAG
- a CDS encoding L-threonylcarbamoyladenylate synthase produces the protein MVTLDKTATKIIKLNSGAIPAIQSVLEQEAMVLLGLATTYVLVVNGASPRAVAQLRAFKQFDKDQPLGILTRGDRAMDVAKIPPAAKKLMGLFPLPITLIVEALPKLDPGITQGFRNIFIACPDAFVFDLVGAMPFPLVCATAKVGGEPVTSFEAASRYFEGQVPLIGDGGRCRYARRGTLIDCTLPLPTIMNFGPISFDDLRPLIPEIILPSHLMK, from the coding sequence ATGGTTACACTAGATAAAACTGCAACAAAAATCATTAAACTAAACTCCGGAGCAATCCCTGCCATTCAATCCGTCTTGGAGCAGGAAGCAATGGTCTTATTAGGTTTAGCCACTACCTATGTGCTAGTAGTCAATGGTGCTAGTCCCAGGGCAGTAGCCCAGTTGCGAGCCTTTAAGCAATTTGACAAAGACCAACCCCTAGGCATTCTCACCCGTGGCGATCGGGCCATGGATGTGGCAAAAATTCCCCCCGCCGCTAAAAAATTGATGGGTCTTTTTCCTTTGCCCATAACCCTCATTGTGGAAGCCCTGCCCAAATTAGACCCAGGTATTACCCAGGGCTTTCGGAATATTTTTATTGCCTGTCCCGATGCTTTTGTTTTCGATTTAGTGGGAGCAATGCCTTTTCCCTTGGTTTGTGCCACGGCTAAGGTAGGGGGAGAACCGGTGACTAGTTTTGAGGCGGCTAGTCGTTATTTCGAAGGGCAGGTGCCTTTAATTGGCGATGGTGGTCGATGCCGTTACGCCCGCCGGGGAACATTGATTGACTGTACTTTGCCGTTGCCCACCATTATGAATTTTGGTCCCATTTCCTTTGACGACCTGCGCCCCCTGATACCTGAAATCATTTTGCCTTCCCATCTGATGAAATAA